A genome region from Candidatus Zixiibacteriota bacterium includes the following:
- a CDS encoding response regulator: MGARILVIDDELAIRRFLRLSLEAEGHTFIESEGGEAGLIAAATHRPELIVLDLGLPDLDGMTVLKRLREWSTVPVIILTVRDSESEKVALLDAGADDYLAKPFSVPELLARVRVALRHQQTGVSAPSVRVGDLEIDFTDRTVLLRGVPIRLTATEYELLRILAKHHGKVVTQRQLLKDVWGPQSVNQSQYLRVYIAQLRKKLERDPSRPRYIITEPSVGYRLSSGE; this comes from the coding sequence ATGGGTGCGCGGATCCTGGTCATCGATGATGAATTGGCGATCCGCCGTTTCCTCCGGCTCAGCCTGGAGGCGGAAGGGCATACTTTCATCGAATCCGAAGGCGGCGAAGCGGGACTGATTGCCGCTGCCACGCATCGCCCGGAGCTGATTGTTCTCGATCTGGGCCTGCCCGATCTGGACGGCATGACGGTGCTGAAGCGGCTGCGCGAGTGGTCGACGGTTCCTGTGATTATTCTCACCGTGAGAGATTCCGAAAGTGAGAAAGTAGCGCTGCTCGATGCCGGCGCTGACGACTACCTCGCCAAACCGTTCAGTGTCCCGGAACTCCTGGCCCGCGTGCGCGTAGCGCTGCGCCACCAGCAGACCGGGGTATCCGCGCCGTCGGTTCGCGTGGGTGACCTGGAGATCGATTTCACCGATCGCACGGTCTTGCTGCGCGGCGTCCCAATTAGACTGACTGCGACCGAGTACGAACTCCTGCGAATCCTGGCCAAACACCACGGCAAAGTCGTCACTCAAAGGCAGTTGTTGAAAGACGTCTGGGGACCACAATCGGTGAACCAGTCGCAATACCTGCGCGTCTATATCGCCCAGCTCCGCAAGAAATTGGAGCGTGACCCGAGCCGCCCCAGGTATATCATCACGGAACCAAGCGTAGGATATCGACTGAGTTCTGGCGAATAG
- a CDS encoding DUF4242 domain-containing protein encodes MNTYVILRRKFWARPEDLEKSASISSRIGLEEMPDQVKWIRSYVVKEEGKLGTVCIYQGTSPEAIREHARRVGMPADEVIPVGDLVVVNDDPAK; translated from the coding sequence ATGAACACCTACGTAATCTTGAGACGCAAATTCTGGGCTCGCCCGGAAGACCTCGAGAAGTCGGCTTCGATCTCGTCGCGCATCGGCCTTGAGGAGATGCCGGACCAAGTGAAGTGGATCAGGAGCTACGTCGTCAAGGAGGAAGGCAAGCTCGGTACGGTTTGTATCTACCAGGGCACGAGTCCCGAAGCCATCCGCGAACACGCTCGCCGGGTCGGAATGCCGGCCGACGAAGTGATCCCGGTCGGTGACCTTGTCGTCGTGAACGATGATCCTGCCAAGTGA
- a CDS encoding winged helix-turn-helix domain-containing protein codes for MIWRFDPYELDEEQRELRLLGREVMVEPLVFDLLADLVRNRDRVVTKDELFDRVWAGAIVSESSLQRAVSLARSALRAGNLTDAIKTFSRRGYRFTASVTEISSHPTTTTAVNDLDPLRRARHEFERNNWEKARSEFIKADGAGGLAGPDLERAAWCYLNLGRPHESVSWLERAAAAHSAAADSLGAARAAILLCQVHLEGRRTMVAGGWQQRAQRLLEGQKPCREVAQFEWVTGRLALATGDIDNSLLHAERALALARSVEDPDLEAVSLIYLGHVCIVRGDVRRGLALHDEAAAAVLGGAVAPWFAGLVYCGLVYICQNRGDWLRAAHWTEAFGRWADRAPTFTYPAVCRMHRAEVLALKGELATAERELTEVRTELEESAPWAVGDAERIVGEVLRARGDLSGAEQAYRRAQVVGWDSCPGWAELLLERKDAPAAVRALEMAIEDPSWPCRQRRRLLFAALARAAALSGDTVRARQAIDAAVTIEDGDITPAQHGALERARGEIAAAEGRIDEAIRTLRAALRFWRDIEATLEIAPLHERLAELLLAAGDTTSATMELQTAETLWRDAESVTRADACAARRLALQTS; via the coding sequence ATGATCTGGCGATTTGACCCGTACGAACTTGACGAGGAGCAGCGCGAATTGCGGCTGTTGGGTCGTGAAGTCATGGTCGAGCCGCTGGTTTTTGATCTGTTGGCCGACCTGGTACGCAACCGCGATCGCGTTGTCACCAAGGACGAGTTGTTTGACCGGGTCTGGGCGGGCGCCATTGTGAGTGAGAGTTCGCTGCAGCGCGCCGTGAGTCTGGCCCGGTCGGCCCTCCGCGCCGGCAACTTGACCGACGCGATCAAGACATTTTCGCGTCGCGGATACCGGTTCACTGCCAGCGTGACCGAGATATCCTCCCATCCGACAACGACGACTGCAGTTAATGACTTGGACCCGCTTCGTCGGGCGCGTCACGAATTCGAGCGGAATAACTGGGAAAAGGCGCGATCCGAATTCATCAAAGCCGACGGCGCCGGCGGCTTAGCCGGACCGGATCTTGAACGGGCGGCCTGGTGTTACTTGAATCTCGGTCGTCCGCACGAATCGGTTTCGTGGTTGGAGCGGGCGGCGGCCGCTCATTCCGCCGCCGCCGACTCTCTGGGCGCCGCGAGAGCGGCGATTCTGTTGTGCCAGGTTCATCTCGAAGGCAGGCGCACAATGGTCGCAGGAGGTTGGCAACAACGCGCCCAGCGACTCCTTGAGGGCCAGAAGCCATGCCGCGAAGTGGCGCAATTTGAATGGGTCACCGGGCGACTCGCATTGGCAACAGGCGACATCGACAACTCGCTTCTTCATGCCGAGCGCGCTCTGGCGTTGGCCCGCTCCGTCGAAGACCCCGACCTTGAGGCCGTATCGCTTATCTATCTTGGGCATGTGTGTATCGTCCGTGGCGATGTGCGCCGCGGGCTTGCGCTCCACGACGAGGCGGCGGCGGCCGTGCTCGGCGGGGCGGTAGCTCCTTGGTTTGCCGGGTTGGTTTATTGCGGACTCGTGTACATCTGTCAGAACCGGGGTGATTGGTTGCGCGCAGCCCATTGGACCGAGGCGTTCGGACGATGGGCCGACCGCGCTCCGACGTTCACGTACCCGGCTGTCTGTCGGATGCACCGGGCCGAAGTCCTCGCGCTCAAGGGCGAACTGGCGACCGCAGAACGGGAACTCACTGAAGTCCGTACCGAACTTGAGGAGAGCGCGCCTTGGGCAGTCGGCGACGCTGAGCGGATCGTCGGCGAAGTCCTGCGCGCCCGCGGCGATCTGAGCGGCGCCGAGCAGGCATATCGCCGCGCACAAGTTGTCGGGTGGGATTCCTGCCCCGGCTGGGCCGAGCTGCTTCTTGAGCGCAAGGACGCGCCGGCAGCCGTCCGGGCTCTGGAAATGGCAATCGAAGACCCATCGTGGCCGTGTCGTCAGCGGCGCCGCCTGCTTTTTGCCGCGCTGGCCCGTGCTGCGGCGCTGTCGGGTGATACGGTGCGCGCTCGCCAGGCCATCGATGCGGCAGTGACGATCGAGGATGGAGACATCACGCCGGCGCAACACGGCGCGCTGGAGCGCGCCCGCGGCGAGATTGCCGCCGCTGAAGGTCGAATCGACGAAGCGATCCGCACGCTGCGCGCAGCACTTCGCTTTTGGAGAGACATTGAGGCCACGCTCGAAATTGCACCGCTCCACGAGCGATTGGCCGAACTACTTCTTGCTGCCGGCGACACGACGAGCGCCACGATGGAACTGCAGACGGCTGAGACCCTTTGGCGTGATGCAGAATCCGTGACCCGTGCCGATGCCTGCGCGGCCCGACGTTTGGCTCTGCAAACTTCCTGA